One window from the genome of Microscilla marina ATCC 23134 encodes:
- a CDS encoding KilA-N domain-containing protein has product MNNQLQKTYLGKELIFTSDGWINATQTAKAFDKDIRLYTRSKQFTEYVAAMCEYYGKDEDDFIKTMKGNFTDMQKLHTDNESDVQKLHITQGTYFHPFLAVPFARWINPRFAVWCDDVMRQILTGELELRYKDLRQDYGKLEEKHDKLFEELRLYQRPEEHKDTPKL; this is encoded by the coding sequence ATGAATAATCAACTGCAAAAAACCTATTTAGGTAAAGAGCTGATTTTTACCTCCGATGGTTGGATAAATGCCACCCAAACAGCTAAAGCCTTTGACAAAGACATAAGACTTTATACTCGTTCCAAACAGTTTACTGAGTATGTAGCTGCTATGTGCGAATATTATGGTAAAGATGAAGATGACTTTATAAAAACCATGAAGGGGAACTTTACCGATATGCAAAAATTACACACCGACAATGAAAGTGATGTGCAAAAATTACACATCACTCAAGGCACCTATTTTCACCCTTTTTTGGCGGTACCTTTTGCCCGATGGATAAACCCACGTTTTGCAGTTTGGTGCGATGACGTGATGCGGCAAATACTCACCGGAGAGCTCGAACTACGCTACAAAGACCTTAGGCAAGACTATGGTAAACTGGAAGAAAAGCACGACAAGCTTTTCGAAGAACTCAGGCTTTATCAACGTCCCGAAGAACACAAAGACACGCCAAAACTCTAA